A stretch of DNA from Oreochromis aureus strain Israel breed Guangdong linkage group 10, ZZ_aureus, whole genome shotgun sequence:
ACCTACAACAGCTACACCCTCCAGTTAGAGGGCTTAAACATTTCAAAGGATTCTCTCTACCCCGCcctccttttcttgtttttctcctACCTGTTTATAATGATTTTAAATGTGGGCATTACTATTTTGATTTTCATTAACAAGAATCTTCATCAGCCCATGTATCTCCTTTATTGCAACTTGCCATTGAATGATATTCTTGCAAACTCTATCGTGGTGCCCCGTTTGCTTATAGACCTTATGAGACCTCCATCTGAGCGCCTCATTAGTTATTATCAATGTGTTGTTCAGGCCTACATTGCGCACTTGGTTGGAACCACAAGTCACACTGTTCTCATGATTATGGCCTATGACAGATATGTGGCCATTTGTAATCCTTTGCACTATGCTTCCATAATGACCAACAAAATGGTGATCAAGCTGACAGTTTGTGCCTGGGGAGTGGCCTTTGTTTTGGTCGGGATTCTTCTAGGTCTGACCATACGACTGAGTCGATGCAGGACTTTGATCACAAACCCTTACTGTG
This window harbors:
- the LOC116309198 gene encoding olfactory receptor 4Q2-like, producing MMENYTYNSYTLQLEGLNISKDSLYPALLFLFFSYLFIMILNVGITILIFINKNLHQPMYLLYCNLPLNDILANSIVVPRLLIDLMRPPSERLISYYQCVVQAYIAHLVGTTSHTVLMIMAYDRYVAICNPLHYASIMTNKMVIKLTVCAWGVAFVLVGILLGLTIRLSRCRTLITNPYCDNASLFKLSCESVVINNIYGITFTVVVYVGSIGAIVLSYTNIAVVCLTSKNKSLNSKALKTCSTHLVVYLIMTFSGMTLITLHRFPQYSEYRKLSALLFRIVPGSLNPIIYGVQSKELQKALLKFYVSKKVLAS